In Paractinoplanes brasiliensis, the following proteins share a genomic window:
- a CDS encoding sensor histidine kinase, protein MRWALNRLALAITSMVALAFLVPLAVATRQIAHDRAVSDARQQATSLVTVLGVDADPTLLTNAVASTTAGSEGRLAVHLPDFAAIGVSHTTAAQITIASQDRRSALAPVDDGLVYLQPTVLTDGRTVIVEVFVPDTELTRGVWAAWFVLGGLAIGLVAGSILFADRLGSRLVRATRELAGSARRLGAGELQTRVEPHGPRELRDAANAFNTMADDLSSLLERERELAADLSHRLRTPLTALRLDAEAMPPGPIGERMRQACDLLDEELEAIIKGARLGVAARGKEQTDLVEVLADRLAFWSVLAEDQERPWQVVGGDEPVLLPIPRSELIGVVDAMLGNVFSHTPERVAFRVSVSPAGLLVDDAGPGIADPAKAVQRGVSGAGSTGLGLDIVRRAAEQAGGEMVIARSPLGGARVGFHLPAPARPRRSRRTVS, encoded by the coding sequence ATGAGGTGGGCGCTCAACCGGCTGGCCCTCGCCATCACCTCGATGGTCGCGCTCGCCTTCCTCGTGCCGCTGGCCGTGGCGACCCGGCAGATCGCGCACGACCGGGCCGTCAGCGACGCCCGTCAGCAGGCCACCTCGCTGGTCACCGTGCTCGGGGTGGACGCCGACCCGACCCTGCTGACCAACGCCGTGGCCAGCACGACGGCGGGCAGCGAGGGCCGGCTCGCCGTGCACCTGCCCGACTTCGCCGCGATCGGGGTCTCGCACACGACCGCCGCCCAGATCACCATCGCCTCGCAGGATCGCCGTTCGGCCCTTGCCCCCGTCGACGACGGCCTGGTCTACCTGCAGCCGACAGTGCTGACCGACGGCCGTACGGTGATCGTCGAGGTTTTTGTGCCCGACACCGAACTCACCCGTGGGGTGTGGGCGGCCTGGTTCGTGCTCGGCGGCCTGGCGATCGGGCTGGTGGCGGGCTCGATCCTGTTCGCCGACCGGCTCGGCAGCCGGCTCGTCCGCGCCACCCGGGAACTGGCCGGATCGGCCCGGCGGCTCGGGGCGGGCGAGTTGCAGACCCGGGTCGAACCACACGGTCCCCGCGAGCTGCGCGACGCCGCGAACGCCTTCAACACCATGGCCGACGACCTGAGCAGCCTGCTCGAACGCGAACGAGAACTCGCCGCCGACCTGTCCCACCGGCTGCGCACCCCGCTGACCGCGCTGCGGCTGGACGCCGAGGCGATGCCGCCCGGCCCGATCGGCGAGCGGATGCGCCAGGCCTGCGACCTGCTCGACGAGGAACTCGAGGCGATCATCAAGGGGGCGCGGCTGGGGGTGGCGGCCCGCGGCAAGGAACAGACCGACCTGGTCGAGGTGCTGGCCGACCGGCTCGCGTTCTGGTCGGTGCTGGCGGAGGATCAGGAACGGCCGTGGCAGGTGGTGGGCGGCGACGAACCGGTGCTGCTGCCGATCCCGCGCAGCGAGCTGATCGGGGTGGTCGACGCGATGCTCGGCAACGTCTTCTCGCACACCCCCGAGCGGGTCGCGTTCCGGGTCAGCGTCTCACCCGCGGGCCTGCTCGTCGACGACGCCGGCCCGGGCATCGCCGACCCCGCCAAGGCCGTGCAACGCGGGGTCAGCGGGGCCGGATCGACCGGGCTCGGCCTCGACATCGTGCGCCGCGCGGCCGAACAGGCGGGCGGCGAGATGGTGATCGCCCGCAGCCCGCTCGGCGGCGCCCGGGTCGGTTTCCACCTGCCGGCGCCGGCCCGTCCCCGCCGGAGCCGTCGCACGGTTTCATGA
- a CDS encoding LacI family DNA-binding transcriptional regulator has protein sequence MTHGPTVRAIAAHAGVSIATVSRVLNDQEHVSPATRELVQQAIGELGGRGPRRRPARAGAVFLRCPYVLTDYFGLIVSSIAETLDLHGRQVVLNAGEAAQHNRVLPTLPTRPGIGGAIVVLPPEPGDELIALQAAGFPFVIVDPREDVPRDIAAVSASHFAGSRSLTAHLTGLGHRRIGLLAGPDNWLAGNARRAGHVSALADAGMLLDPGLVVAGEPTVRFGFEAARQLLSEPDRPTALVAFNDKVASGAMAAADRLGLRVPEDLSIAGFDDIDLAQATRPPLTTVRQPLAEMGRIAVGLLVRLLDHHRLDALHVELATELIIRESTGPARR, from the coding sequence GTGACCCACGGACCGACCGTTCGCGCCATCGCGGCCCATGCGGGCGTGTCGATCGCCACGGTCTCGCGGGTGCTCAACGACCAGGAGCATGTCTCGCCCGCCACCCGTGAGCTGGTGCAGCAGGCCATCGGCGAGCTGGGCGGCCGCGGCCCGCGACGACGACCGGCCCGCGCCGGCGCGGTCTTCCTGCGCTGCCCGTACGTGTTGACCGACTACTTCGGACTCATCGTGTCGTCGATCGCCGAGACGCTCGACCTGCACGGCCGGCAGGTCGTGCTCAACGCGGGCGAGGCCGCCCAGCACAACCGGGTGCTGCCGACGTTGCCCACCCGTCCGGGCATCGGCGGCGCGATCGTGGTACTGCCGCCCGAACCCGGCGACGAGCTGATCGCCCTGCAGGCGGCGGGCTTCCCGTTCGTGATCGTGGACCCGCGGGAGGACGTCCCCCGCGACATCGCCGCGGTGTCCGCGTCACATTTCGCGGGCTCGCGCAGCCTCACGGCGCACCTGACCGGGCTCGGTCACCGGCGGATCGGGTTGCTGGCCGGGCCGGACAACTGGCTCGCCGGCAACGCCCGTCGCGCCGGGCACGTCTCGGCCCTGGCCGACGCCGGGATGCTGCTCGACCCCGGGCTGGTCGTCGCCGGCGAGCCGACCGTCCGGTTCGGGTTCGAGGCGGCGCGCCAGCTGCTTTCCGAACCGGACAGGCCGACCGCGCTGGTGGCCTTCAACGACAAGGTGGCGTCCGGGGCGATGGCCGCGGCGGACCGGTTGGGGCTGCGGGTGCCCGAAGACCTGTCGATCGCCGGCTTCGACGACATCGACCTGGCCCAGGCCACCCGTCCGCCGCTGACCACTGTGCGCCAGCCGCTGGCCGAGATGGGCCGCATCGCCGTCGGGCTGCTGGTCCGGCTGCTCGACCATCACCGGCTGGACGCCCTGCACGTCGAGCTGGCTACGGAGCTGATAATCCGGGAGTCGACCGGTCCGGCGCGTCGGTGA
- a CDS encoding DUF3618 domain-containing protein, with product MSDTRSKDEVREDIAGTRAELAGTASALAAKADVKAQVKNAVTEKKQAAAEKTAQLKEAAAEKTRSAAEGLTHVKQSTAETASRVAEHAAETKEQFVGRTDADGKLRERRPMPLAVAGGVLLAGAAAAATLLRRRRRR from the coding sequence ATGAGCGACACCAGGTCGAAGGACGAGGTTCGCGAGGACATCGCCGGGACGCGGGCCGAGCTCGCCGGGACGGCGTCCGCCCTGGCGGCCAAGGCCGACGTGAAGGCCCAGGTCAAGAACGCGGTGACGGAGAAAAAGCAGGCCGCGGCGGAGAAGACCGCGCAGCTCAAGGAGGCTGCCGCCGAGAAGACGCGATCGGCGGCCGAGGGCCTGACGCACGTCAAGCAGTCGACGGCCGAGACCGCGTCCCGGGTGGCCGAGCACGCCGCCGAGACGAAGGAGCAGTTCGTCGGCCGTACGGACGCCGACGGGAAGCTCCGGGAGCGCCGGCCGATGCCGCTGGCCGTCGCCGGAGGGGTCTTGCTCGCGGGCGCTGCGGCGGCGGCAACACTGCTCCGGCGTCGCCGCCGCCGCTGA
- a CDS encoding acyltransferase family protein, whose product MTETTTSGVRPAAHAVAGRSERFRPDIEGLRAVAVVLVVLFHAGVPGLAGGFIGVDVFFVISGFLITSLMLREVRRTGRLSLVGFYARRARRILPAAALVLVTTLLASYHRLGFLRGDEISEDVIWSALFAANFRFAAQGVDYLAAQDAVSPVRHFWSLAVEEQFYLVWPAAIVLLIWLGFRWAIGYWLAAAVAVSLAFSIWQTGTWSYFSPLTRAWELGAGCLLALAATRLDRIPRRLATAMAGIGLSLIVIAALTFDETTPFPGYAATLPVVATVLVLAGRGDSVLGRPPLVWLGRLSYSFYLWHWPVLVIAEQAYGETLPAVTRVLLVLGSLGLAVVTYFAVEDPFRRSRSLRRSDVLTLSIAAWLIVAPLAVARWKTSTSPAADPGRSAEHQPRLGAPAHAQQP is encoded by the coding sequence ATGACTGAGACAACCACGTCCGGCGTACGGCCGGCGGCCCATGCGGTCGCGGGCCGGTCCGAGCGGTTCCGCCCCGACATCGAGGGCCTGCGAGCCGTGGCTGTCGTTCTCGTCGTGCTCTTCCACGCGGGTGTGCCCGGCCTGGCCGGCGGCTTCATCGGCGTCGACGTCTTCTTCGTCATCTCCGGATTCCTGATCACCTCGCTGATGCTGCGCGAGGTACGCCGCACCGGCCGCCTCTCCCTCGTCGGCTTCTACGCCCGCCGCGCCCGCCGGATCCTCCCGGCGGCGGCGTTGGTGCTGGTCACCACATTGCTGGCCAGCTATCACCGGCTGGGTTTCCTACGCGGCGACGAGATCTCCGAGGACGTGATCTGGTCGGCCCTGTTCGCCGCGAACTTCCGTTTCGCCGCCCAGGGGGTCGACTACCTCGCGGCGCAGGACGCTGTCTCGCCCGTACGGCATTTCTGGTCCCTCGCTGTCGAGGAGCAGTTCTATCTTGTCTGGCCGGCCGCGATCGTCCTGCTGATCTGGCTCGGATTCCGCTGGGCGATCGGATATTGGCTGGCCGCCGCGGTGGCCGTCTCGCTGGCCTTCTCGATCTGGCAGACCGGCACATGGTCGTACTTCTCGCCGCTCACCCGCGCCTGGGAGCTGGGCGCCGGATGTCTGCTGGCCCTGGCCGCGACCCGGCTCGACCGCATCCCCCGCCGCCTCGCCACCGCAATGGCCGGCATCGGGTTGTCGCTCATCGTCATCGCCGCACTCACTTTCGACGAGACAACACCCTTTCCTGGGTACGCCGCCACGTTGCCGGTGGTCGCGACAGTGCTCGTGCTGGCCGGTCGGGGCGACTCGGTGCTCGGCCGCCCGCCCCTGGTCTGGTTGGGCCGGTTGTCGTACTCGTTCTATCTGTGGCACTGGCCGGTGCTGGTGATCGCCGAACAGGCTTACGGGGAAACGCTTCCTGCCGTCACCCGGGTGCTGCTCGTGCTGGGGTCGCTCGGCCTGGCCGTCGTGACGTACTTCGCCGTCGAGGACCCGTTCCGGCGCAGCCGCAGCTTGCGTCGCTCCGACGTGCTGACCCTGTCGATCGCCGCCTGGTTGATCGTCGCGCCGCTCGCCGTCGCACGGTGGAAGACGTCCACCTCGCCCGCCGCCGACCCGGGCCGGAGCGCCGAACATCAACCGCGACTAGGAGCGCCGGCGCATGCCCAGCAGCCTTGA
- a CDS encoding DUF305 domain-containing protein: MAAAVKRRLIAAALVAPFVLGACGTARVADPDPAGQATVAAEAVAEIKAGDDFNDTDVMFLQMMVFHQKQGLQMTTTAVKRARNPELKVLAQAIQATEKDELAMVESWLKGWGKKTDVDQAPSLHADHGGLPGTGAAEIKALTTVKAASFDTAFLNLFLAHQHQAMEMSKIEKTGGKNEEAKKFAVRVQQSRQGEIQQMLKLMNG, from the coding sequence GTGGCTGCCGCTGTGAAGCGCCGGCTGATCGCCGCCGCCCTGGTCGCTCCGTTCGTCCTCGGGGCCTGCGGGACCGCTCGTGTTGCCGACCCGGACCCGGCAGGCCAAGCAACGGTTGCGGCCGAGGCGGTCGCCGAGATCAAGGCCGGGGACGACTTCAACGACACCGACGTGATGTTCCTGCAGATGATGGTCTTCCACCAGAAACAGGGCCTGCAGATGACCACGACCGCCGTCAAACGGGCCCGGAACCCCGAGCTCAAGGTCCTGGCGCAGGCCATCCAGGCCACCGAGAAGGACGAGCTCGCCATGGTCGAGTCGTGGCTCAAGGGCTGGGGCAAGAAGACCGACGTCGACCAGGCGCCCAGCCTGCACGCCGACCACGGCGGTCTGCCCGGCACCGGAGCGGCCGAGATCAAGGCACTGACCACGGTCAAGGCGGCCTCCTTCGACACCGCGTTCCTCAACCTCTTCCTCGCCCACCAGCACCAGGCGATGGAGATGTCGAAGATCGAGAAGACCGGTGGCAAGAACGAAGAGGCCAAGAAATTCGCCGTACGGGTGCAGCAGTCCCGCCAGGGCGAGATCCAGCAGATGCTCAAGCTGATGAACGGATAA
- a CDS encoding DNA mismatch repair protein MutL: protein MRSSRWTPIAGWLAATATSIVLASVALLPVLRTNAPEDRALAQLPASDAGDFPAPLPSATAPAPTSTTPTPGAGTGTATKPRPTATRTTTTTPPRPTTTAPKPPANTAPPTTTEDGWTVTTAGDGKRTYVRSFRVEGGQAVIRVTSDAVVQLVTATPADGWQVQKVQDTPDNLAVYFNETGHSFIIHATWHNDRPFAQVSEIGS, encoded by the coding sequence GTGCGATCTTCCCGCTGGACGCCGATCGCGGGGTGGCTGGCCGCCACCGCGACGAGCATCGTGCTGGCCTCGGTAGCCCTGCTGCCGGTGCTGCGCACCAACGCGCCGGAGGACAGGGCGCTGGCGCAGCTGCCCGCCTCCGATGCCGGCGACTTCCCCGCGCCGTTACCGAGCGCGACTGCCCCGGCGCCGACGAGCACCACGCCGACGCCCGGCGCCGGAACCGGTACGGCCACCAAGCCCCGGCCCACGGCGACCAGGACAACCACGACCACACCGCCGCGCCCGACCACCACCGCGCCGAAGCCGCCCGCGAACACCGCCCCACCGACCACCACCGAGGACGGCTGGACGGTCACCACCGCCGGCGACGGCAAACGGACGTACGTGCGGTCTTTCCGGGTCGAGGGCGGGCAGGCGGTCATCCGGGTGACTTCCGACGCGGTGGTGCAGCTGGTGACCGCGACCCCGGCCGACGGGTGGCAGGTGCAGAAGGTTCAGGACACGCCGGACAACCTGGCGGTCTACTTCAACGAGACCGGCCACAGCTTCATCATCCACGCCACGTGGCACAACGACCGCCCCTTCGCTCAGGTCAGCGAGATCGGGTCATAA
- a CDS encoding SGNH hydrolase domain-containing protein — protein MPSSLEFTRTFRLALLVALLSVLAGCTVAVPPPPRVEPTPPAPRIALSEVLAAVAKAPARRELPADLTPSLATTAEDIGFDNEKCEAGPTADSVEACVFGDRASAVDVVLYGDSHAGMWLPALTQIADRRHWRLWFYGKPGCPAVAMTIWNQPEQRVFDECSRFRDFVERQITTVRPELVIVTNESFSQKRDNGRLITPGEWTDGLTRTLRTVGRSAADVVVLGNTPVLDESAPECLAAHQTNISRCFTTRKAATARTWNEADEAAARKTGSGYISVLPWLCTAMCSPVIGNVTVYRNRFHLTGTYARMVNGVLEDELLKRFPSNAVP, from the coding sequence ATGCCCAGCAGCCTTGAGTTCACCCGTACGTTCCGTCTGGCGCTGCTGGTGGCGCTGCTGTCCGTGCTCGCCGGGTGCACTGTCGCCGTGCCGCCGCCCCCGCGTGTCGAGCCGACGCCACCCGCGCCCCGGATCGCGCTGAGCGAGGTGCTGGCCGCCGTGGCCAAGGCTCCCGCCCGGCGCGAACTGCCCGCCGACCTCACCCCTTCGCTGGCCACCACGGCCGAGGACATCGGCTTCGACAATGAGAAATGCGAGGCCGGGCCCACTGCCGACAGCGTGGAGGCGTGCGTTTTCGGGGACCGGGCCAGTGCCGTCGACGTCGTGCTCTACGGCGACTCGCACGCCGGGATGTGGCTGCCCGCGTTGACCCAGATCGCCGACCGGAGGCATTGGCGACTGTGGTTCTACGGCAAGCCGGGCTGCCCGGCGGTTGCGATGACCATCTGGAACCAGCCCGAGCAGCGCGTCTTCGACGAGTGTTCCCGGTTCCGCGACTTCGTCGAAAGACAGATCACCACCGTACGGCCCGAGCTGGTGATCGTGACCAACGAGAGCTTCTCGCAGAAGCGGGACAACGGGCGGCTGATCACGCCCGGCGAGTGGACGGACGGCCTCACCCGAACCCTGCGTACGGTGGGAAGGTCTGCCGCCGATGTCGTGGTGCTGGGCAACACTCCGGTTCTGGACGAGAGCGCCCCCGAGTGCCTGGCCGCCCACCAGACCAACATCTCGCGCTGCTTCACGACTCGCAAGGCGGCCACCGCCCGTACGTGGAACGAGGCCGACGAGGCAGCGGCCCGGAAAACCGGCTCCGGTTACATCTCGGTGCTGCCGTGGCTGTGCACCGCTATGTGCTCCCCGGTGATCGGCAACGTCACCGTCTATCGCAACCGGTTCCACCTGACCGGCACGTACGCCCGGATGGTGAACGGCGTCCTCGAGGACGAGCTGCTGAAGCGCTTCCCCTCGAACGCCGTTCCCTAG
- a CDS encoding MerR family transcriptional regulator, protein MRIGELAEQAGVSVRALRYYEEQGLLTAERSSSGQRHYAEAAAERVRLIQMLYGAGLTSRTIAGLLPCVDAQVSTPESRALLAAERDRINAQITELTKTRDRLDAVIEASTAPENGCVVAHAPHGLAAATGI, encoded by the coding sequence GTGCGCATCGGTGAACTGGCCGAACAGGCCGGCGTGAGCGTGCGGGCGTTGCGCTACTACGAGGAGCAGGGTCTTCTCACCGCCGAACGCAGCTCCAGCGGCCAGCGGCACTACGCCGAGGCGGCCGCCGAGCGGGTGCGGCTCATCCAGATGCTCTACGGCGCCGGGCTGACCAGCCGCACCATCGCCGGCCTGCTGCCCTGCGTCGACGCCCAGGTCAGCACCCCGGAATCGCGTGCCCTCCTGGCCGCCGAGCGGGACCGTATCAACGCCCAGATCACCGAGCTGACCAAGACCCGAGACCGCCTGGACGCCGTGATCGAAGCCTCCACCGCGCCCGAGAACGGCTGCGTCGTCGCTCACGCCCCGCACGGCCTGGCGGCTGCCACCGGGATTTAG
- a CDS encoding MFS transporter, which yields MRNFRLWAAADLVSVGGTWMQVLGLNWLILSATGSAATMGIVVMLQSLPVLLLGSWGGALADRLPARPMLIAFQALRAVLALTLLLHGGVWMIYAVALASGVIGSFEGPVLGRFGSALVPKESLGSALALGSVLSSAGRIGGMALGGVLVGLTGPGVLFGINAASYLAVIAALALMRTGEMRALPVAAPSERGVVAGLRYVLAQPVVLIVLTLSFLLGALGRNYQVSMAAMVAGPLNGTSGSYGLLSTVFAIGAVLGGLLLAGSGRSTLRVLLATGFIISVLQFTSGLAPNVLGFAALILPIAAGAVIFDTVVATRIQLDTREDMRGRVLATLGLVSSLSGIVGAPLVGWLCDAAGPRETLLLAGAVTTVAALTGAVALARVKGLALPTFRRPVPQPA from the coding sequence GTGCGCAATTTCCGACTCTGGGCCGCCGCCGACCTGGTGTCGGTCGGAGGCACCTGGATGCAGGTGCTGGGGCTGAACTGGCTCATCCTCTCGGCGACCGGCTCGGCCGCCACCATGGGCATCGTCGTCATGCTGCAGTCCCTGCCCGTGCTGCTGCTGGGCAGCTGGGGCGGCGCCCTGGCCGACCGCCTGCCGGCCCGCCCCATGCTGATCGCGTTCCAGGCGTTGCGGGCCGTTCTCGCCCTGACCCTGCTCCTGCACGGCGGCGTCTGGATGATCTACGCCGTCGCGCTGGCCTCCGGCGTGATCGGCTCGTTCGAGGGCCCCGTACTGGGCCGTTTCGGTTCGGCCCTGGTCCCGAAGGAATCCCTGGGCTCGGCCCTGGCGCTGGGTTCGGTGCTGTCGTCGGCCGGCCGCATCGGAGGCATGGCCCTCGGCGGCGTGCTGGTCGGGCTGACCGGCCCCGGCGTGCTGTTCGGCATCAACGCCGCGTCCTACCTGGCCGTGATCGCCGCCCTGGCCCTCATGCGTACGGGCGAGATGCGCGCCCTGCCCGTCGCGGCCCCCTCGGAACGCGGTGTGGTCGCCGGCCTGCGATACGTCCTGGCCCAGCCCGTGGTCCTGATCGTGCTGACCCTGTCGTTCCTGCTGGGGGCCCTCGGCCGCAACTACCAGGTCTCCATGGCGGCGATGGTGGCCGGCCCGCTGAACGGCACCTCCGGCTCGTACGGCCTGCTCTCCACGGTCTTCGCCATCGGCGCCGTCCTCGGCGGCCTCCTGCTGGCCGGTTCCGGCCGCTCCACCCTGCGGGTCCTACTGGCCACCGGCTTCATCATCAGCGTCCTGCAGTTCACGTCCGGCCTGGCCCCCAACGTCCTCGGCTTCGCCGCCCTGATCCTCCCCATCGCGGCCGGCGCCGTCATCTTCGACACCGTCGTAGCCACCCGCATCCAACTCGACACCCGCGAAGACATGCGCGGCCGCGTCCTGGCCACCCTCGGCCTGGTCTCCTCCCTCTCCGGAATCGTCGGCGCCCCGCTGGTGGGCTGGCTCTGCGACGCCGCCGGCCCCCGCGAAACCTTGCTCCTGGCGGGCGCGGTGACCACCGTGGCAGCCCTCACGGGGGCGGTCGCCCTGGCCCGAGTGAAGGGCCTGGCCCTGCCGACGTTCCGCCGCCCCGTCCCCCAACCCGCCTGA
- a CDS encoding phage holin family protein, with the protein MATHTEQQPVGQLVNQLSEQVTTLVRDELTLARMEMVEKGKRAGTGAGLLGGAGVIALYGLAALFVTIGALLALILPVWAAALIVTVVLFAAAGVAALIGKNQVKRAVPPEPIEAMESGKRDVEAVKAAFQEGRRS; encoded by the coding sequence ATGGCGACGCATACCGAGCAACAGCCGGTCGGCCAGCTGGTCAACCAGTTGAGCGAGCAGGTGACGACACTGGTCCGGGACGAGCTGACGCTGGCCCGGATGGAGATGGTCGAGAAGGGCAAGCGCGCGGGCACCGGCGCCGGGTTGCTGGGCGGGGCGGGCGTGATCGCCCTGTACGGGCTGGCCGCGCTGTTCGTGACGATCGGGGCACTGCTGGCCCTGATCCTGCCCGTATGGGCGGCCGCGCTGATCGTGACCGTGGTGCTGTTCGCCGCGGCCGGGGTCGCGGCGCTGATCGGCAAGAACCAGGTCAAGCGGGCGGTGCCGCCGGAGCCGATCGAGGCGATGGAGAGCGGCAAGCGTGACGTGGAAGCCGTGAAGGCGGCCTTCCAGGAGGGACGGCGCTCATGA
- a CDS encoding response regulator transcription factor yields MAMILLVEDDRIITAALSRALTDAGHVVRPVGRAADALKIVTDERPDLVILDLGLPDIDGTDALRMMRSVSDVPVIVATARRSEADIISLLSAGADDYVTKPFSGGHILARISAVLRRSRAATTEAPSAITVGDLMINPRQRRAELRGEPLQLTRREFDVLAYLAERVGQVISRRELMNEVWNQARIGEEQTIDVHISWLRRKLGETAAQPRFLHTVRGVGVMMVDPR; encoded by the coding sequence ATGGCGATGATCCTGCTGGTCGAGGACGACCGCATCATCACGGCGGCGCTGTCCCGCGCGCTGACCGACGCCGGTCACGTCGTGCGACCGGTGGGACGGGCCGCCGACGCTCTCAAGATCGTGACGGATGAGCGTCCCGACCTGGTCATCCTCGATCTCGGGCTGCCCGACATCGACGGCACGGACGCGCTGCGGATGATGCGCTCGGTGTCCGACGTGCCGGTCATCGTGGCCACCGCCCGCCGCTCCGAGGCCGACATCATCAGCCTGCTCAGCGCGGGCGCTGACGACTACGTGACCAAACCGTTCTCGGGCGGGCACATCCTGGCCCGCATCTCGGCGGTGCTGCGGCGCTCGCGGGCGGCCACCACCGAGGCGCCGAGCGCGATCACCGTGGGCGACTTGATGATCAACCCGCGTCAACGCCGGGCCGAGCTGCGCGGCGAGCCGCTGCAACTGACCCGCCGCGAGTTCGACGTGCTGGCGTACCTGGCCGAGCGGGTGGGCCAGGTGATCAGCCGGCGCGAGCTGATGAACGAGGTCTGGAACCAGGCCCGCATCGGCGAGGAACAGACCATCGACGTGCACATCTCGTGGCTGCGCCGCAAGCTTGGCGAGACCGCCGCCCAACCCCGGTTCCTGCACACCGTACGCGGGGTCGGGGTCATGATGGTCGATCCGCGATGA
- a CDS encoding lytic polysaccharide monooxygenase, which yields MRRKIAYPLVALGMTAGATVGVVSPASAHGYVSSPPSRQALCASGKVADCGAIQFEPQSVEGPKGLKSCDGGLAGFSVLGDESRNWPATTVGSSVQFSWVLTARHRTSTWEYYVGGTKVATIDDGGAQPAAVVNHTINLSKFPGRQKVLAVWNIADTPNAFYNCVDLNVGGGGNTPAEPTKPPTAAPTKAPTVAPKPTTPPAAPAAPAGGSWAAGTAYKTGDVVTFNGAKYQCRQSHTALSSWEPSIYTLALWLPL from the coding sequence ATGCGCAGGAAGATCGCCTACCCTTTGGTCGCCCTCGGAATGACAGCGGGCGCAACGGTGGGTGTCGTCTCACCCGCCTCGGCCCACGGGTACGTGTCGTCGCCGCCGAGCCGCCAGGCGCTGTGCGCGTCGGGCAAGGTCGCCGACTGCGGCGCGATCCAGTTCGAGCCGCAGAGCGTCGAAGGGCCCAAGGGGCTCAAGTCCTGCGACGGCGGGCTCGCCGGGTTCTCGGTGCTGGGTGACGAGTCGCGCAACTGGCCGGCCACGACGGTCGGCTCCTCGGTGCAGTTCAGCTGGGTGCTCACCGCCCGCCACCGCACCTCGACCTGGGAGTACTACGTCGGCGGGACCAAGGTGGCGACGATCGACGACGGCGGCGCGCAGCCTGCCGCGGTGGTGAACCACACGATCAACCTGAGCAAGTTCCCGGGACGGCAGAAGGTGCTGGCCGTGTGGAACATCGCGGACACGCCGAACGCGTTCTACAACTGCGTCGACCTGAACGTGGGCGGTGGCGGTAACACCCCGGCCGAGCCCACCAAGCCCCCGACCGCTGCTCCGACCAAGGCGCCGACGGTTGCTCCCAAGCCGACCACTCCCCCCGCCGCCCCCGCCGCCCCCGCCGGTGGCTCCTGGGCCGCCGGAACGGCGTACAAGACCGGTGACGTGGTGACCTTCAACGGCGCCAAGTACCAGTGCCGCCAGTCGCACACCGCGCTCAGCAGCTGGGAGCCGTCGATCTACACGCTCGCGCTGTGGCTGCCGCTGTGA